The Lycium barbarum isolate Lr01 chromosome 12, ASM1917538v2, whole genome shotgun sequence genome includes a region encoding these proteins:
- the LOC132621858 gene encoding F-box protein At5g46170: protein MMIYPEPIDHFDRLPDPVLLLIFNKIGDVKALGRCCVVSKRFHSLVPEVDNVVVRVDCVISEDDSSSSSSSSSNNNSSVKSRHPISSLFRFVFSGLLKPFQSITQFISVSSRRGSSSSSTAVLDVESDDFDKNSVTHHSPTQVLKNFNEIKLLRIELPSGELGIDECVLLKWRAEFGSTLDNCVILGASSVTTSDSCSLENVDGNGDNDNGSIPDSFYTNGGLKLRVVWTISSLIAASARHYLLQPIIAEHKTLDSLVLTDADGQGVLCMNREQLEELRVKPLSASSASKRTLVPALNMRLWYAAHLELPDGTVLKGATLVAIRPSEQPKKDVVGSDGNWVGAAFEEPYGTAARMLVKRRTYCLEMNSF, encoded by the coding sequence ATGATGATTTACCCAGAACCCATTGACCATTTCGACCGTTTACCCGACCCGGTTCTCTTATTGATCTTTAACAAGATCGGTGATGTTAAAGCTTTAGGTCGTTGTTGTGTTGTTTCTAAAAGGTTCCATTCATTAGTACCTGAAGTTGACAACGTTGTTGTTCGTGTCGATTGTGTTATATCCGAGgatgattcttcttcttcttcttcttcttctagtaATAATAACTCATCTGTTAAATCTCGACACCCCATTTCATCTCTTTTCCGTTTTGTTTTCTCTGGTTTACTCAAACCCTTTCAATCTATTACTCAGTTTATATCAGTTTCATCTCGACGtggttcttcttcatcatcaacAGCTGTTCTTGATGTTGAAAGTGATGATTTTGATAAGAATTCTGTTACCCATCATTCACCTACACAGGTACTTAAGAATTTTAATGAGATTAAGTTACTTAGAATTGAATTGCCTAGTGGTGAACTTGGGATAGATGAATGTGTGTTGCTTAAATGGAGAGCTGAATTTGGATCTACACTTGATAATTGTGTTATACTTGGTGCATCCTCGGTAACGACTAGTGATTCTTGTAGTCTTGAAAATGTCGATGGAAATGGAGACAATGATAATGGGAGTATACCTGATTCGTTTTACACGAATGGGGGTTTGAAATTGCGCGTTGTGTGGACGATTAGTTCATTAATTGCTGCTTCTGCTAGGCATTATTTACTGCAGCCTATAATCGCGGAGCATAAGACGTTGGATAGTTTGGTTTTGACTGATGCGGATGGGCAAGGAGTGTTGTGTATGAATAGAGAGCAATTGGAGGAGTTGAGGGTGAAGCCTTTAAGCGCTTCATCGGCTTCTAAAAGGACTTTGGTTCCGGCGTTGAATATGAGGTTGTGGTATGCTGCGCATTTAGAGTTGCCTGATGGAACGGTGTTAAAAGGGGCGACTTTGGTGGCAATTAGGCCGAGTGAGCAGCCCAAGAAAGACGTGGTTGGATCAGATGGCAATTGGGTGGGAGCTGCGTTCGAGGAGCCTTATGGGACAGCTGCTAGGATGTTGGTGAAAAGGAGGACTTACTGTCTGGAGATGAACTCCTTTTGA
- the LOC132622777 gene encoding pheophytinase, chloroplastic isoform X1, whose protein sequence is MHIFCFNYNCSNCRSFRRPGKTMAVAVLASPLVFLPSSPFAASSGNFKKQCNTNINLNVGLQSSHSKSSCITISSIKCSASSTSAIVSKEEEPLPLEVNEIKKMCKTWVWRDYNINYVSYQARNNSTSRPSLLLVHGFGASVAHWRKNIATLAQNYTVYAIDLLGFGASDKPEGFAYNMETWARLILNFVNEIIQRPTVLVGNSVGSLACLIAAEDPSQTSIQGLVLLNCAGGMNNKAIVDDWRIKLLLPLLWLVDFLLNQRSIASGIFNRVKQRENLKNILLSVYGNKESVDNDLVDIIRTPADAEGALDAFVSIVTGPPGPNPVQLIPKITLPILVLWGDQDPFTPIDGPVGKYFSSLPSQKPNVSLFLLEGVGHCPHDDRPDLVHEKLLPWLSQLPVVENFVT, encoded by the exons ATGCACATATTTTGCTTCAATTATAACTGTTCCAA TTGCAGAAGCTTTAGAAGACCAGGGAAAACAATGGCTGTTGCTGTTCTTGCTTCTCCCCTTGTTTTTCTACCTTCATCACCATTTGCTGCCTCCTCTGGGAACTTTAAGAAGCAATGTAACACCAACATCAATTTGAACGTTGGTCTTCAAAGTAGTCATAGCAAGTCCAGTTGTATCACGATTAGCAGCATCAAATGCTCTGCCTCCTCCACCTCCGCCATTGTTTCTAAGGAAGAAGAACCATTACCACTTGAGGTGAATGAGATTAAGAAAATGTGCAAAACTTGGGTGTGGAGAGATTACAACATAAATTACGTGAGCTATCAAGCGCGCAACAACAGCACTTCTCGCCCTTCGCTACTCCTGGTTCATGGTTTTGGTGCCTCTGTCGCCCATTGGCGCAAGAACATTGCAACACTTGCTCAAAATTACACAGTGTATGCTATTGACCTCCTTGGTTTCGGTGCTTCTGACAAGCCAGAAGGATTTGCATATAACATGGAAACTTGGGCTCGATTGATACTGAATTTCGTGAATGAAATTATTCAAAGACCAACCGTATTGGTAGGTAACTCTGTCGGAAGCCTTGCTTGTCTAATAGCTGCTGAAGATCCTTCTCAAACATCCATTCAAGGGCTTGTTTTGTTGAACTGTGCTGGAGGCATGAATAACAAGGCAATTGTTGATGATTGGAGGATTAAGTTATTATTGCCCTTACTTTGGCTTGTTGACTTCTTATTAAACCAAAGATCAATCGCTTCCGGAATCTTTAATCGCGTCAAGCAGAGAGAAAATCTGAAGAACATTTTGTTGTCTGTGTATGGTAATAAGGAGTCTGTGGATAATGATCTGGTGGACATTATTAGGACACCAGCAGATGCTGAAGGCGCGCTTGATGCTTTTGTGTCCATTGTTACAGGTCCACCGGGGCCGAACCCAGTGCAGTTGATCCCAAAAATTACATTGCCTATCCTTGTCTTATGGGGTGATCAAGATCCATTTACCCCAATTGATGGTCCTGTTGGTAAATACTTCTCATCCTTACCTTCTCAAAAACCAAATGTGAGTTTATTTCTCTTGGAAGGTGTAGGACATTGCCCTCATGATGACAGACCTGATCTTGTCCATGAAAAGTTGCTTCCTTGGCTAAGCCAATTGCCAGTGGTAGAAAATTTTGTTACATGA
- the LOC132622777 gene encoding pheophytinase, chloroplastic isoform X2, translating to MAVAVLASPLVFLPSSPFAASSGNFKKQCNTNINLNVGLQSSHSKSSCITISSIKCSASSTSAIVSKEEEPLPLEVNEIKKMCKTWVWRDYNINYVSYQARNNSTSRPSLLLVHGFGASVAHWRKNIATLAQNYTVYAIDLLGFGASDKPEGFAYNMETWARLILNFVNEIIQRPTVLVGNSVGSLACLIAAEDPSQTSIQGLVLLNCAGGMNNKAIVDDWRIKLLLPLLWLVDFLLNQRSIASGIFNRVKQRENLKNILLSVYGNKESVDNDLVDIIRTPADAEGALDAFVSIVTGPPGPNPVQLIPKITLPILVLWGDQDPFTPIDGPVGKYFSSLPSQKPNVSLFLLEGVGHCPHDDRPDLVHEKLLPWLSQLPVVENFVT from the coding sequence ATGGCTGTTGCTGTTCTTGCTTCTCCCCTTGTTTTTCTACCTTCATCACCATTTGCTGCCTCCTCTGGGAACTTTAAGAAGCAATGTAACACCAACATCAATTTGAACGTTGGTCTTCAAAGTAGTCATAGCAAGTCCAGTTGTATCACGATTAGCAGCATCAAATGCTCTGCCTCCTCCACCTCCGCCATTGTTTCTAAGGAAGAAGAACCATTACCACTTGAGGTGAATGAGATTAAGAAAATGTGCAAAACTTGGGTGTGGAGAGATTACAACATAAATTACGTGAGCTATCAAGCGCGCAACAACAGCACTTCTCGCCCTTCGCTACTCCTGGTTCATGGTTTTGGTGCCTCTGTCGCCCATTGGCGCAAGAACATTGCAACACTTGCTCAAAATTACACAGTGTATGCTATTGACCTCCTTGGTTTCGGTGCTTCTGACAAGCCAGAAGGATTTGCATATAACATGGAAACTTGGGCTCGATTGATACTGAATTTCGTGAATGAAATTATTCAAAGACCAACCGTATTGGTAGGTAACTCTGTCGGAAGCCTTGCTTGTCTAATAGCTGCTGAAGATCCTTCTCAAACATCCATTCAAGGGCTTGTTTTGTTGAACTGTGCTGGAGGCATGAATAACAAGGCAATTGTTGATGATTGGAGGATTAAGTTATTATTGCCCTTACTTTGGCTTGTTGACTTCTTATTAAACCAAAGATCAATCGCTTCCGGAATCTTTAATCGCGTCAAGCAGAGAGAAAATCTGAAGAACATTTTGTTGTCTGTGTATGGTAATAAGGAGTCTGTGGATAATGATCTGGTGGACATTATTAGGACACCAGCAGATGCTGAAGGCGCGCTTGATGCTTTTGTGTCCATTGTTACAGGTCCACCGGGGCCGAACCCAGTGCAGTTGATCCCAAAAATTACATTGCCTATCCTTGTCTTATGGGGTGATCAAGATCCATTTACCCCAATTGATGGTCCTGTTGGTAAATACTTCTCATCCTTACCTTCTCAAAAACCAAATGTGAGTTTATTTCTCTTGGAAGGTGTAGGACATTGCCCTCATGATGACAGACCTGATCTTGTCCATGAAAAGTTGCTTCCTTGGCTAAGCCAATTGCCAGTGGTAGAAAATTTTGTTACATGA
- the LOC132623218 gene encoding uncharacterized protein LOC132623218, translating to MSQQVISNHRENAEVYTDPVLCKQKSLELLKEINMPNGLLPLEDIVEVGRNRETGFVWLKQKQAKEHKFKKIGKLVWYDTEVTAFVEDRKMKKLTGVKSKEILIWITLSDITISDPESKKISFGTLAGLSRSFPVSAFEEEEEEEEDKN from the coding sequence ATGTCTCAACAAGTGATCTCAAACCACCGTGAAAATGCCGAAGTATACACAGATCCAGTTTTATGCAAGCAAAAATcactagaattattgaaagaaatCAACATGCCAAATGGTCTGCTCCCATTAGAAGACATAGTAGAAGTGGGCCGTAACCGGGAAACAGGGTTTGTTTGGCTGAAACAGAAGCAGGCAAAAGAGCACAAGTTTAAGAAGATTGGAAAACTTGTTTGGTACGATACTGAAGTTACGGCTTTTGTGGAGGATCGGAAGATGAAAAAGCTTACAGGTGTCAAGAGTAAGGAGATTCTTATTTGGATTACACTTTCTGATATTACAATTTCCGACCCGGAGTCTAAGAAGATTAGTTTTGGTACACTTGCTGGACTTTCTAGATCTTTTCCTGTGTCTGCTtttgaggaggaagaagaagaagaagaggacaaGAATTGA